In Neofelis nebulosa isolate mNeoNeb1 chromosome 10, mNeoNeb1.pri, whole genome shotgun sequence, one DNA window encodes the following:
- the LOC131486680 gene encoding LOW QUALITY PROTEIN: olfactory receptor 5G9-like (The sequence of the model RefSeq protein was modified relative to this genomic sequence to represent the inferred CDS: inserted 2 bases in 1 codon), producing MISGQNHTAVTRSILLGLTDQADQKQLLFAVFLMICTVTLVGNLGMIDLIRASSALHTPMYFLLSVLSFLDTCNSSVSTPRLLISILATDRSISFTGCVVQMASMILHGTGEXLLLAIMAYDRFVAICHSLLYHAIMSRRLCIQLVMVTYAAGLFVSAPQTRNAFILPYRGPNVIDRFFCDIPPVLQLACSDTTVANVILLCLSALVTVPTVSAILISYAFILVTICRMRSLEAQRKAFSTCASHLTALSLFYGSVFFVYVQPNPGSAAAYNKGLSVFYTIVIPMLNPLVYSLRNKDVKAAVQIRVLNFSRKGIC from the exons ATGATATCAGGACAGAATCACACCGCAGTGACAAGATCCATCCTGCTGGGCCTCACAGACCAGGCTGACCAAAAACAACTCCTCTTTGCCGTCTTCCTGATGATCTGCACCGTGACACTGGTGGGCAACCTGGGCATGATAGACCTGATCCGTGCCAGCTCTgccctccacacccccatgtactttcTTCTGAGCGTGCTCTCCTTCCTGGACACCTGCAATTCCTCCGTGTCCACCCCCAGGCTGCTGATCAGCATCCTCGCCACGGACCGGTCCATCTCGTTTACAGGCTGTGTGGTCCAGATGGCCTCCATGATCCTCCACGGCACAGGGGA CCTGCTCTTGGCCATAATGGCCTATGATCGATTTGTGGCCATCTGCCACTCTCTCCTCTACCACGCCATCATGTCTAGGCGCTTGTGCATCCAGCTGGTAATGGTCACCTACGCTGCGGGGCTGTTCGTTTCAGCTCCGCAGACAAGGAATGCCTTCATCTTGCCCTACCGTGGTCCCAACGTCATTGATCGTTTCTTCTGTGACATCCCCCCTGTGCTCCAACTGGCCTGCTCAGACACCACAGTGGCCAACGTCATCCTGCTTTGCCTCTCTGCCTTGGTCACTGTCCCCACGGTCTCAGCCATCTTGATCTCTTATGCCTTCATCCTGGTCACAATCTGTAGGATGAGGTCCCTGGAGGCCCAGCGCAAAGCTTTCTCCACTTGTGCCTCCCACCTCactgccctctccctcttctaCGGGTCTGTGTTCTTTGTCTATGTCCAACCCAACCCTGGAAGTGCTGCAGCCTATAACAAGGGCCTCTCTGTGTTCTACACCATTGTGATCCCCATGCTGAACCCCCTGGTCTACAGCTTAAGGAATAAAGATGTCAAGGCTGCTGTACAAATTAGGGTCCTTAACTTCAGCAGAAAAGGAATTTGTTAG